The window ATACTAAATAATGGACTTGTCCTTTCTTTTGGTATTTTGGTAATCAAATGCAGTGACTTTCTCCTTTTAGACTCATTCACTTGAAAAGTTTCTTGAATGTATTAGTCAGTTTTGGAGTGACTATTGCACGAGTGGAGTGCTGAACAAGATCTAATCAATAGTCCAAAGAATATATGGTTGCTTTCTTATTTTAATACCGTATCATAccaacttcttttttctttaaaatgaaaggaaaaacaaagatTTCACTTCATATGAAAGGAGCTAGTTTTTGAGTTGAGCTAAGCTCAAGGATCCGTTTTCTTAAAGTGGTAACATTGTCAGACTCATCCTTATTGTTGGTTTACCCAATGTTAGCTGCATATATTATACTGTCCACGCTCCATATGTCTGGTCTTTGATGTGCGGGTGGAGGGGGTGTTCGAGGCTACATCGCGTTGAGTGTAGTTGCTCCAACTGTAGAAATGACTTTCAGAAGGCCAGTAGCAGCTAGCTTACTTGGACTTATAGTATACTCAAATCAAACTCATCAAGTAGGGGAGGAATTCTCAATTTAGGGTGGCAAGAGCATTATGCTTAATTGGTTTACTAAAACAGTACCACACAGGAACTGACAAAAAGTAACATtcttttataaaaaagaaaagagcaTAATAATCTGCAAGTTGCAGAAGGGAAGTCACTAAGTCAATTTATTCGAATTTTCATCTCCTCTTTCACCAACTACAGCCACACATGCTAGTCCAACACCTCACACTTTCGGCAAAcaaaagttgtttttcttttcttcttaaaTACATTCGGATTACAATATTCTAATTCTTcctcttggaagatattccaatgGATCAAGCAGAGGACCTTGTTTACATTTTACAAATGATGCTGCAATTACTGCTAAGGTGGAAATAAGGTTAGCTCTGTGGACCACAGAGATCTCTGAATGATCTCATGTGGGGGCTTTTCTTCCTTatcagagaaaaaaaaaatcatttttttaataATCCAAGAATCTTCTAAGCCAGCTAGCTAACACACTTCAAACTCGGTGAATAATGGACTGCCCTTTGTAATTGGCAGGGGTTGAACTCATGACATGCGCCTAATCAACCCATCGTTACACTGCATTCTTACCACTGAACTAAAGCATCATAGAAAAAGAATCTAATAGGGATGGAAAACATACTGCAGCGTATGCATTTTCTAGTAAAAAGGGACAATCTTTTTtcaaatgaaaatgaatatacgTCATGTAAGGCTGTAACTGCGTAACGTCATAGGAGAAAAGGCAAAATCAAATTTCAGCATTGAAGCAATCATCATAAATTCATAATCTTGATTGAACATCATACAAGAAGATACAGCTACTACcttctcttttttgttatttgagATACAACAGTAATATATAGATATTTCAATGTAATTAACTTCTCCATTCAGAAGCAAGAATCCAGCTGAAGTTCTCTTCAAGGACTTCAACCAAAGAATAACTGGCTGGTATGATGATGAATCCGTGACCATCTCATTTAAGCATTTAAGTGCCTGTCATTTTTTCTTGTTTAGGCTGTCAGACCAAATCCGAAAGGAAATAGAGGATCGGAATTCCCTCGAACGTGCATTGGCAATTGATCAACAGTTTTAAACCATGTCACAGGTAGTTTCCCTTGAAATGGATAATCTCCAAAAAGGACATCTGTGATTCCTGTTCCTTCAGTTCCAGGCAACCAAGCTGCAACAAATGCATCTACTTTTTCCAAGAGCGATGGTTCTAATACCATAGGTCTTCCAGAAATCAGAATCGTCACTGTAGGAACTCTGTCACCAACAAAGATTGCAATTTCTGTTCCATTAAATGGAATTTTTAACTCTGGATCGTCACCACCAGTTTCACAATATGGAGCCTCACCAATGGCCACGATGGCAAACGAGAAGTCTTGATTAGCAAAAGTTTCTAGCGTAGGATTTGGCTCAAATACTATCTCTGTTTCCTTTCCTATCACTTTCCTTAATGCTTCCAATATGGTTGTGCCTATACAAAGTGGATCATATATCCAATTGAGTTTACGATAGTAATGTGCAAATGGTAGTCTGTTTCTGTTAATCATATTACAGATGGATTTGGTGTGTAGTCAAACTAAGACACTTAAATCGAAAAGGAGGGAGTACTTACCAACTGTGATTCTGCCACTTTGTCCTGTCCATGTAGCAGTCCACCCTCCACACTGGTAACCAAGATCATCAGCATGAGTTCCAGTGACAAGGATCTTTTTGGCATTCCTATCTAGAGGAAGAAATGGTTTCTTTGGATCTTTCCCGTTTTTCAACAAAACTAAGGATTTACGAACGGCTTCACGTGCTACATCTCTATGTACCTTAAACAATGTGACACAATAACATTAACCTAAGTCAGATCCAAGATGATGAATTCCAGAATCACCATTTTTCAAAGGCAAGACAGCTTAAAGAAAACTATAACAGAGTCTAACGAGAACAATAATTCCGGGCAAAGTTCGGTCTGAAGAATCAGCATTGATCAGATCATCAGAATCACAATTGCATAGAACAAAGAACTGGAAACATGTAATCTCATTAAAACTTAAGCATTTCGTGAAGAGAGAGTATAATAAGACAAGGTTCCGGTAAACAGTTTCAACATCAGTAGTGACGAAattcttctttcttattttttaagaAGGGTCGGGAAAGGCTATTTATCAATTTTAAGCAGGAGATTCTTCTTAGATTCAGAAGAGTGTAAATATAATCACAATAGGCGACAGAAAGAAGTGAGAATACCTCACAACCAACCAATTCTATCAATGATCTATCTGTAAATGGATGTTCAAACAATCCAGCAACAAATTTGACTCTCAAGATTCTTTCAACAGCATCATCTATCCTGGCCATCGATATCTCCCCAGATTCTACCAGTGATAGCAGCTCCTCTAAGAATAATTCATATCTAAATGGCACCATCACCTGTAATATTCACAAGATGCAAACGGAAAGTTTGAATTGGGCTAAACAGCTGCAAATTTTGGCTTCAAACACTGTTTTGATCCTACCATATCAATTCCAGCATTGATGGTTGACTTGATTGATTGACGATAATCTGATCCATGAGGGTCAGTAAGCCGGTCAAGTGCTTCCCAGTCTGTAATCACGAGACCCTGCACCAGAATATTGCTTTTATCATATAACAAAGCTTCTCCGCATCTCACAATAATTATCGCCCCATTAGAACGAAATAACTAAACAAGAACAGAGGTTCTCTTAAAAAGACACCGCAGAAGATAAGATGAAAAAATCAAACACTTGGACCTCTCCCATacaccccctccccccaaaagaaaaaaagaaaagaaaatgtaaaagcAAAGAGAACAAAGGAATAGGAAGAAAATGATTTTTCATGTTAATTATCAAACTTAATCCAGATAAAGAAGTCATATTTTAGTTCTTTTTTTCAGGGATGCAAGTGAAAGTTCGGAAGAACATATCTTTCTGCGCTTTTATTCAGGTGTGCAGTTAAgttcaaatatttttaccttGAATCCAAGCTTATCTTTCAAGACCTCTGTCAAAAGATAGCGATGAGTGTGCATTTTGTCTCCATTCCAGCTGGAGTAGGATGCCATAACAGTGCAAACTCCTCGGGCGATACAGTCTATATATGGTGCTAGGTGGATATTAAAAATTTCATCATGCGATGCTATTGTATTTCCTTCGTTTGTACCATTCTCAGTTGCCCCATCACCTACGAAATGCTTTGCAGATGCCATGACATAATTTCTGAAATCAAGAAACAAGTGTCAACATTTCTGTATTTGAGAAAGCAGGTTTGTAGAAGTAGCATAAATGACAGATAgatagaggaagataagaggtgCAGAACTCCAAATAAAGTAATCTATGAGGTACATGTTATAGTAGGATATCATAAATACTTAGTTACCAAAGTAAGATATGGACAACATCATTATATGAAGACAGATCAATCGTCCATTCTGTACTTGTTAGTATTCTAATGCTTATGAAAAGGTTGCTTGAAACTAGCTGTCGACATTACAGTTTGATGTAAACCATTCTACTAGTTTGTCAAAAAAACTAAAGCACTTCCAACTGAAGCATGTTTTGACAAGTGAATAATTCTGACTTCAACTTTGCAAGATGACAAGTTTTGAATAAATGAAATTATAGTGCTCATCATTATCTCTACCTTCCAGCAACATAAGGATAGCCATATGGATGTCCTTCTGGTGGCTGACCTTGCAATCCCGTAACAAGAGAGGTCATTTTTCTGACAACTTCAGTATCTTCACTGTAACTCTCGTAAAATCTTCCCCATCTAGGGTCTTTGGCGACCTGGCATAATTCAGTTGGAtcatatatttttggatttggtTAAATACCATTACAGAAGAAACTGCAAGAAGACACTAGAATTTCCTTTTAAGTAACAAAAATCTAACAACTTATTTTCTTAACTTGcatatctaacagtcttggaaaGTCTTACTTCAAGAGGAATCTTGATAGCTAAGACATCCATGAGCAAGGGACTATGTTCTGGAGACTGTGCAGTACCAGTTTTCTTAATGAATAACATCCAGATAGACAACTAAgctaagaaaaactaaaaacctAATTAGAAGATCAACCAGTAATAAATCTTCATTAGTAGTTGTAAATGTTGGAACATGAAACAAATAATGCTTGCTTTGCATTTATTCCAAGAAGGCACAAAACATTTCTCAAGATATCTACTTCATTAATAGCAAGTGGGAGGAATATTTTGTAACTCAAAGGGGTTCTTAGTCAAGCCAAATTTATACCAACAAGCATCAAATTTAGTCATCTTTCCCAAAAGTAGCAATACTGAAGTTGAAaaccaaaggaaaattttctttttcacttACAGCAACACAAGGAGCAAAAGCATACGGAGCTCCACATGCCCTAGTTTCAAGAGCTGTCACAACTCCTATCCTTCTGACTAAATCAGCATCTCTGCGAAATGTACACCTTTATTATCAGCCTTTCTAAAACACGAAACCCACTTCAATACACTACTCCTTTTACTAATACCGCTTCACAAATATACGCGCAAAGGCAGATTCAAGATTTTAAGTCCGTGATAGCCCATCATATAGTAATTGATATAAACAAAGAATAGATAATGGCTCGAATCACAGTACACACACAAATATCACTAGGCGATATCGTCGTATTTATCTAAACTTTAGTGAACAGAATTAGCGGATACATGTGTTAGTGGAGTTAGTAAATAGCCAATAGAATAATCAAGGTGCTCAAGCTGATCCGAACACCAcgataattaaataaaatacctCAAGACACTCAGCTACCTACACTACACATACAAGTGCATCCTATAACTAACCTGGTGGCTCCAAGCCCAATGTTGTGAGGAAAAATAGTGGCACCCCAAACATTATTATTCCCATGAATAGCATCTGTTCCATAGAAAATGGGAATGCCAAGCCTGGTCTCCACTGCACCTTTTTGAAACTCATCAATCATGTCAGCCCAATCACTTGACTCTGCATTCTCAAATGGTCTACTCCCACCTCCACTCAATACACTCCCTgcaaatttcaaaacaaattcaataattagaaagccaaaaaacaaaaaatagataaagGGGTTAATGAATTTTACCAATATAACGATCTCTAATAACAGAAGGATTAGCAACAGCTCGTTCGATCTGGGTCATTTGACCAATCTTTTCTTCAAGTGTCATTCTTGATAAAACATCTTTGACTCTTTCTTCAACTGGTGCATTAGGATCTTTGTAAACACAATCCATAATTGAAGATGAAGAATCAAGAGATCTTAATAAGTACTTAGATAGCCAGATagattttacaaaaaatagttgGAGGAATAGGACAAGGGGCTAAGGTTTCTATTTATACTTATACTAGGACTAGGATAGGATACGACGGGGACGATTttataataaaaggaaaaaagatgaAGAGATAGTGGGAAGTGGGACCCGCTATAGTTGAATAAGATATTGAAGCTGACGAGGCTCGTACACTTGTATGATGTTTCATTGGGTAGTTTTTTTAAAGATTCACTTAATTCCACTCATGTGAAATTAAAATATTTGCACTTACTTTTGGCACCATAATATATACTCTGGCTATGATATAAACTTAAtagtttttctatatatatatatatatatatcactccTACCACTTGGGTAAAtgtaatttctttccttttttatacTAAACCtgcattaaaaatatttattggcGCTACAAACTTGAATCATGTTCCATAATAACACATTCTAGAGGGATGGCCAATGACATTTGTTCCAAAATCAGATGAAATttgtttctttaattttcttttttaggtgttgtgaaaattttcaaaaagggTTTTGAAATGAATTCTTTAAATCAAATGTCATTACAAGAAATTTCTCAATGAGCAGTTTTTACATATAATaaatagattttttcaaatgactTTTGGttgaatatttttaaatattgacaagttttttttttttaaagcacTTTTAGCAAGAGAAAAGGAAACTATGCTCACGTTGGATATTTGAAAAAGTTGGCGTTTGTGAAATAGAGTAAGTATTCAGTCAAGTTTTCAGAAGGAAAATGAAAACCTTTATTCAAAATTCCTGTttttgggtgtgtttggtatgatggaaaatattttctcgTTTTTCATTGTTTGGTTGCTCAAAATagtttggaaaatgttttcctaaaAATCACATTTTCCTGAAATTGAAAAATAATGACTTCCCTAGAAAaagttaggaaaatattttccaaaaactctACCTACTCTCACATCTAACCCCAACCCCCTCCAACTTCAATTTTCTGTTTTATCCTGTTTTTCTGCGCCACCCACCCGCTCCAACCTCGTCACCTCCCACCGCGCAAAAAAatgattatttttaatttttttttttgtattttcaattttttattttctattttttcgtttttctgcaccaccacCCCTTGccgatttttttttacttttgtttttttatatttttaattttctgttttctatttttttatttttctgcacccCCCACCCTACCCCCACcccgcaattttttttttttaaaaaaaaattcagttctggttttttcatttttcagtttacaggttcgaaattttacgagttccaaagttatgagttcggaggtttatgtgtttggatgttcatgggtttagaaattatagagTTTACTGATTCGAAAGTTTGAGggttcgaaagtttagcggttcagaagtttatgaaatttgtgggtttaGAAGGTTATTGGTTCGAAAATTTATGGCTTcatatttattatatctaaattgtttatgaatattcttcagaaattatttttcttaatttgtgtaccaaacaccaaaaaatgagtaagattactacttatttttcaagaaaatatttttaaaatatttttcgttataccaaacacaccctttatTGCATCATATTCTTGTTTATGGTCTGATCTCTTATGTGCATTCTAATTTCCGTGATTATATCaatggcatatatatatatatatatatatatatatatatatatatatatatatatatatatatatatatatatatatatatatatatatatatataaaagcaaaTCTTTCGAAATGTTGTTCGCCTTTTTAACCCTTTAAACATAGAGTTTACACCggataaaatagatatttaataatTTCCccccctaatatttaggactgtAAAAACAACTAAAATCGTAATTactaaatctttccttatttgaactatgtaaaaaaaaaaaaaaaagtcctacaatttaggactttaaaatcaattaaaattttaatttataaatattcttttcttatttaaagTATGTTATTACAAACTATATTTACGAATCCTCATATTAAGACTTTGAAGTCAATTAAGATATTTATTCAAAAAAAGCTTTATCTATcgtatatttatatttttcaatattaggAATACAATTATATTCCTTAACAAAATAATATCTTGACATACAATATTCTAGAGCAAAAATTAAGGTCCAAAAAAGTCATATGAAATCTAAAAGGACTTACATAATCCGAAAGTATTCCTACTCAATTATATTCCTACTCAATCCTTTTTTAAGAACTTCTTTTGTTCTCTAATTTTGCAAATCCtagataaatttatatatatctatatttatttttatatttatctcTCTCTCATAGCGAAATTCATAAGTACATTTTTGGTTGGACAAAATAGTAAATACAAATACAgtttaatttttacaaaaaataaagcTGCCATATgacaaaaaatgaaaaggaagaagaGAATAAGTGGAAACTCCTTCAATAACTATATCCCTAACAAAGAGTGATTGTCGTTggtttaaaaaaggaaaagaaaattttgaaaggGGTTGCGAATAGATCGGCCGGTTCACCAATCATTGATGGTTCTAAAACGGCTAAGCCTACATTGCATGCAATAGTACCTAGAATTactattcaaaaaatatataaaagatcaTTGGGCCATGCGGGCTCTCCATAATAATTATTACCCATACCTTTAGCCAATTTAGCTCTTAATACATGATCATTCAAGTCAGATTTTTTTGTTATTGGGATAGGTGAATTCTTATAGATCCATCCCCCGAGGGAACTGGACATGATACTTTTGAATCATCCAGCTCGAGCAAGAATAAAAAGAACCAAATGAATCCATATatccatataaatatatatatggtACCTGTATTTACACATACACATATATGATACAGGAATGATTCAATGTAAGAAAAAATTGACTGAATTCTTTTTTACGGAGTTATTAATATCCCTattaagaaaattcaaaattgtcgtaggtttaaaaggaaaaaagaataaaagaacaaGAAGAAAACTTAAATGcaatatatttataaaatatcttTATAGGAAACCGTCAGTTAATATCTCACTTTTTAATTTTCTCTCTATGGACACTAAGGTTTAGTTTCCTTGTTGGTCAATGTATTCATCAACTTAATTTTATTCTTAGTGAACTTCTTAAATTAGGATTTTAGAAACGTTATCTGCTGAAATTGCGAAGGaagaataataatttttgaattttaattgaTGAAATTATAAAATTAGAACAACTTTTTGACTGAACACATTGATGAATTATTGAGAACTTCTATGGAACAGTTTCTTCTTTTATTGAGTTAAGTACGTAGGATCaacatttatcatttttaggaaaataaacttttattttaTAGCTTAGACACAATATTTCAATATAATATCTATATGACTTTTTATAATTCTTTTATTCATTGAGATAAtagtacacgcgcaacgcgcgtatcaTAAAactagtaatatatatatatatatatatatatatatatatatatatatatatatatatatatatccaaaagtttttatttccaaaaaaagaaaaataaaaaggcaaaacGTTTTTTGGAAACAATCTGAAAGAAAAAGAAGGGATCGCTTCAAAACCCATCTTTGATTCAATAAGAAGAATAAAACCCATTTTTATGTGTAATTTTCAAGTAGTTTGATTGAGTAAATTTATTTAATACTGTCAGAAGAATGAACTCTTTCTTTTTTATGTATTTATTATCGCagaaaaataaaaaggcaaaacGTTTTTTGGAAACAATCTGAAAGAAAAAGAAGGGATCGCTTCAAAACCCATCTTTGATTCAATAAGAAGAATAAAACCCATTTTTATGTGTAATTTTCAAGTAGTTTGATTGAGTAAATTTATTTAATACTGTCAGAAGAATGAACTCTTTCTTTTTTATGTATTTATTA is drawn from Nicotiana tabacum cultivar K326 chromosome 22, ASM71507v2, whole genome shotgun sequence and contains these coding sequences:
- the LOC107759116 gene encoding uncharacterized protein LOC107759116, which translates into the protein MDCVYKDPNAPVEERVKDVLSRMTLEEKIGQMTQIERAVANPSVIRDRYIGSVLSGGGSRPFENAESSDWADMIDEFQKGAVETRLGIPIFYGTDAIHGNNNVWGATIFPHNIGLGATRDADLVRRIGVVTALETRACGAPYAFAPCVAVAKDPRWGRFYESYSEDTEVVRKMTSLVTGLQGQPPEGHPYGYPYVAGRNYVMASAKHFVGDGATENGTNEGNTIASHDEIFNIHLAPYIDCIARGVCTVMASYSSWNGDKMHTHRYLLTEVLKDKLGFKGLVITDWEALDRLTDPHGSDYRQSIKSTINAGIDMVMVPFRYELFLEELLSLVESGEISMARIDDAVERILRVKFVAGLFEHPFTDRSLIELVGCEVHRDVAREAVRKSLVLLKNGKDPKKPFLPLDRNAKKILVTGTHADDLGYQCGGWTATWTGQSGRITVGTTILEALRKVIGKETEIVFEPNPTLETFANQDFSFAIVAIGEAPYCETGGDDPELKIPFNGTEIAIFVGDRVPTVTILISGRPMVLEPSLLEKVDAFVAAWLPGTEGTGITDVLFGDYPFQGKLPVTWFKTVDQLPMHVRGNSDPLFPFGFGLTA